One window of Methanobacterium alkalithermotolerans genomic DNA carries:
- a CDS encoding histidine kinase dimerization/phosphoacceptor domain -containing protein: protein MKVLIVDDLSNNRYLLESILKGNNYEVKSAKNGVEALQILNKYHFDLIISDILMPKMDGYQFLRECKKNPEFKKIPFIFYSGTYTSKEDKEFALKLGADKFIVKPTETGEFIKIIEEVIEKANINNFEISQSTLESEDTFLKLYNVRLIEKLENKLEELQETNKKLKSEIENRKKAEKSLRASEEKFKNLFHTMFQGVVYQDAQGNIISANPAALKILGLNMDQLKDRTSMDPNWKSIHEDGSDFPGEDHPSMISLKTGKPVNNIIMGVFNPSENNYRWININAVPQFKPGEQKPVQVYTTLEDITYRKKIEDDLRLSLEEKEVLIKEIHHRVKNNMQIISSLLNLQKIYYSHHSISDIIKASQIRIKSMAMIHEKLYQSHQLSRIDFEDYIKSLISEISATYSVNQNKIEIEMEVRDIFLDIDLAIPCGLIINELVSNSLKHAFKDKEKGKINIFMDKKGNEYCLSIKDNGVGLSRDFDFENLNTLGMDLVKSLIKQIDGELEIKREKGTQFIIKFLK, encoded by the coding sequence ATGAAGGTTCTCATTGTGGATGACTTATCCAACAACCGATATTTACTGGAATCCATTTTAAAAGGTAATAATTATGAGGTTAAATCTGCCAAAAATGGAGTAGAAGCCCTCCAAATATTGAATAAATATCACTTTGACCTTATAATCTCTGATATATTAATGCCTAAAATGGATGGTTATCAATTTCTTAGAGAGTGCAAAAAGAACCCGGAATTTAAGAAAATTCCTTTTATTTTTTATTCAGGAACATATACTTCTAAAGAAGATAAAGAATTTGCACTTAAATTAGGTGCAGATAAATTCATTGTTAAGCCCACCGAAACCGGGGAATTCATTAAAATTATAGAAGAGGTCATAGAAAAGGCAAATATTAATAATTTTGAAATTTCACAAAGTACTTTAGAAAGCGAAGATACTTTTTTAAAGCTTTACAATGTCCGTTTAATAGAAAAATTAGAAAATAAACTGGAAGAGTTGCAAGAAACTAATAAAAAATTAAAATCAGAGATTGAAAATAGAAAAAAAGCAGAAAAGTCTTTAAGAGCCAGTGAAGAAAAGTTTAAAAATCTTTTCCATACCATGTTTCAAGGAGTGGTTTATCAGGATGCCCAGGGTAATATTATTTCGGCTAATCCTGCTGCTTTAAAGATTCTAGGTTTGAATATGGATCAATTAAAAGATAGAACTTCAATGGACCCTAATTGGAAATCAATCCATGAAGATGGTTCAGATTTTCCTGGAGAGGATCACCCTTCTATGATATCTTTAAAGACAGGAAAGCCAGTCAATAATATTATTATGGGAGTTTTCAACCCATCTGAAAATAATTACCGGTGGATAAATATTAATGCCGTTCCTCAGTTTAAACCTGGAGAACAAAAACCAGTTCAGGTGTATACCACCCTGGAGGATATAACCTACAGGAAAAAAATTGAAGATGATCTAAGACTTTCTCTGGAAGAAAAGGAAGTACTTATAAAAGAAATCCATCACCGGGTGAAAAACAATATGCAGATTATATCCAGTCTGCTAAACCTGCAAAAGATTTATTATTCCCATCATAGTATCTCCGATATTATTAAGGCCAGCCAGATCAGGATTAAATCCATGGCCATGATCCATGAAAAGCTCTATCAATCCCACCAACTCTCTAGAATTGATTTTGAGGATTATATAAAAAGCTTGATATCTGAAATTTCTGCTACCTACAGTGTTAATCAGAATAAAATTGAAATTGAAATGGAGGTAAGGGACATATTTTTAGATATTGACCTGGCCATTCCCTGCGGCCTTATAATAAATGAACTGGTATCTAATTCCCTGAAACATGCTTTTAAGGATAAAGAAAAAGGAAAAATAAATATTTTCATGGATAAAAAAGGAAACGAGTATTGCCTGAGTATTAAAGATAATGGAGTGGGACTTTCCCGGGATTTTGATTTTGAAAATTTAAATACCCTGGGTATGGATCTGGTAAAATCATTAATAAAACAAATTGATGGAGAATTGGAAATAAAAAGAGAAAAGGGGACTCAATTTATAATAAAATTTCTTAAATAG
- a CDS encoding SOUL family heme-binding protein, whose product MTESPAYQVEEKEGKFEIRLYPGYILAQVDVEADFDSALGKGFSILAGYIFGANKKKSDIDMTVPVSEETLEPSESIAMTKPVTQEIKSEKIAMTIPVTEEKTRGNVHRISFTMPSKYTLSTLPQPEDKRINFKEYKNQKMAVLQFSGRVKSQLAREKINEMSKWLSQKGIEPESNFIVAQYNHPAIPGFLRKNEIMVKI is encoded by the coding sequence ATGACTGAAAGCCCTGCATATCAAGTTGAGGAGAAAGAAGGAAAGTTTGAAATCAGATTATATCCGGGTTATATTCTGGCCCAGGTGGATGTAGAGGCGGATTTTGATAGTGCATTGGGAAAGGGTTTTTCCATACTGGCCGGTTATATATTTGGGGCCAATAAAAAAAAGTCAGATATTGATATGACGGTGCCTGTTTCTGAAGAAACTTTAGAACCATCTGAAAGTATAGCCATGACTAAACCGGTAACTCAGGAGATAAAGTCCGAAAAAATAGCCATGACCATCCCGGTTACTGAAGAGAAAACCAGGGGTAATGTGCATCGTATATCATTTACCATGCCCTCTAAATATACTCTGAGTACACTCCCCCAGCCAGAGGATAAAAGGATAAATTTTAAAGAATATAAAAATCAAAAAATGGCTGTTTTGCAGTTTTCAGGCCGGGTTAAGTCCCAGTTAGCCCGTGAAAAAATTAATGAAATGAGTAAATGGCTTTCCCAGAAAGGTATTGAACCTGAATCAAATTTTATAGTAGCCCAGTACAATCATCCGGCCATTCCGGGTTTTCTCCGGAAAAATGAGATAATGGTTAAAATTTAA
- a CDS encoding response regulator produces the protein MKKILVVEDNENNMYLITYILENQGYSVIKALNGAEGVEKALNTSPDLILMDIQLPDFDGFEVTKRIRKSNNSIPIIALTSYAMVGDKEKALKSGFTGYVEKPINIDTIMDEIEKFF, from the coding sequence ATGAAAAAGATACTGGTTGTTGAAGATAATGAAAATAACATGTATCTAATTACATATATCCTTGAAAATCAGGGTTATTCTGTTATAAAAGCTTTAAATGGCGCTGAAGGAGTTGAAAAAGCCTTAAACACATCCCCTGATCTTATATTAATGGATATTCAGCTACCTGATTTTGATGGATTTGAAGTAACTAAAAGAATCAGAAAATCAAATAATAGTATACCTATTATTGCTTTGACTTCTTATGCCATGGTAGGTGATAAGGAAAAGGCTTTAAAATCAGGTTTCACAGGATATGTTGAAAAACCAATTAATATTGATACTATCATGGATGAAATAGAGAAATTTTTTTGA
- a CDS encoding ArsR/SmtB family transcription factor, which yields MKKLLWWLIAGSGGGPNRGRIIMELYKRPNNAHQLSEKLNLNYKTVRHHLKVLEENKIVTTEGKKYGELYFLSDRMMENYDDFNAIWKEIDIKERG from the coding sequence ATGAAAAAACTACTTTGGTGGCTGATTGCCGGCTCGGGTGGAGGACCTAATAGAGGTAGGATAATTATGGAGTTATACAAACGTCCTAATAATGCTCATCAGCTTTCAGAAAAATTAAATTTAAATTATAAAACAGTAAGACACCACCTTAAAGTTTTAGAAGAAAATAAAATAGTTACTACTGAAGGTAAAAAATATGGGGAACTATATTTTCTCTCAGACCGGATGATGGAAAATTATGATGATTTTAATGCAATTTGGAAGGAAATAGATATAAAAGAGAGGGGGTAA
- a CDS encoding PAS domain-containing sensor histidine kinase: MPGSSLYNFNPRWNALKISLIYFTASIIWIIVSDSLLELYFSPDMVTQLQTVKGTVFIILTSILIYILIYRDFIAIKKAEKSFIKTKEKFELLVKGVKDYAIFMIDPSGKIVSWNAGAELIYGYNSPEVMGKNFSIFFPPESVQKGLPQKELEIASLKGNKYFEGWRINKKGLKFWASSVITTLYDKKGIISGYSNVIRDLTDLKNFEENIRANNDYLAAIIDSSPLAIYDLDLEGKIKSIWNPAAENIFGWKKEEVINKTLPIITKDNTPDFMKLKQKIMDDEPFTDLRLQTFTKEGKETYLSFSAAPLHDSRGKVNGIMSIAADISKQVFYLHKIEKLSHELEIKVEDRTKELLEANEKLKELDKLKSLFIASMSHELRTPLNSIIGFTSVILQGMTGDINPEQEKQLNIVKYSANHLLSMINDIIDLSKIEAGKVDFYINEFDYVTLVKEVITSFENEINSKNIRLSLDLPSTLFLKSDEQRVRQILMNMASNAVKFTEEGKIDIYLSKKCEKIIFCIKDTGIGIKQEDLSKLFQPFSRINVEEMPSTEGTGLGLYLSKKLSKNLGGDLMVRSEYGKGSTFKFTLPVERRSVDEKDTGC, translated from the coding sequence TTGCCAGGATCTTCTTTATATAATTTCAATCCTCGTTGGAATGCACTTAAAATTTCTTTAATTTATTTTACAGCCAGCATTATATGGATAATAGTTTCTGATAGTCTGCTGGAGTTATATTTTTCTCCAGACATGGTTACCCAATTACAAACAGTTAAAGGGACAGTATTTATAATTTTAACCAGCATACTAATTTATATTTTAATTTACAGGGATTTTATTGCTATTAAAAAGGCGGAAAAATCATTTATAAAAACTAAAGAAAAATTTGAACTCCTGGTTAAGGGGGTTAAAGACTATGCTATTTTTATGATAGATCCCTCTGGAAAAATTGTAAGCTGGAATGCTGGAGCTGAACTAATTTATGGTTACAATTCCCCAGAGGTCATGGGGAAAAATTTTTCCATTTTTTTCCCTCCAGAATCTGTTCAAAAGGGGCTGCCTCAAAAAGAACTTGAAATTGCTTCCCTTAAAGGAAATAAATATTTTGAAGGTTGGCGCATAAATAAAAAAGGACTTAAATTTTGGGCAAGCAGTGTCATAACCACCTTGTATGATAAAAAAGGGATCATAAGTGGGTACTCTAATGTTATTCGTGATTTAACTGATTTAAAAAATTTTGAAGAGAATATAAGGGCTAATAATGACTATCTAGCTGCAATTATAGATTCTTCACCCCTGGCCATTTATGATCTGGATCTGGAGGGAAAAATTAAGTCTATCTGGAATCCTGCAGCAGAAAACATTTTTGGATGGAAAAAAGAGGAGGTAATAAACAAAACTTTACCCATTATAACTAAGGATAATACCCCTGATTTTATGAAATTAAAGCAGAAAATTATGGATGATGAACCATTCACCGATTTAAGATTGCAAACTTTCACCAAAGAGGGTAAAGAAACTTATTTAAGTTTTTCAGCTGCACCACTGCATGATTCCCGGGGGAAAGTTAATGGTATAATGTCAATTGCAGCAGATATAAGTAAACAGGTATTTTATTTGCATAAGATTGAAAAATTAAGCCATGAATTAGAAATAAAAGTAGAAGACCGAACTAAAGAATTACTGGAAGCTAATGAAAAGCTAAAAGAACTTGATAAATTGAAGTCTCTATTTATAGCTTCTATGAGTCATGAGCTACGAACTCCTCTAAATTCAATTATAGGATTCACCAGTGTAATACTGCAGGGCATGACCGGCGATATAAACCCTGAACAGGAAAAACAACTCAATATAGTAAAATATAGTGCTAATCACCTTCTTTCTATGATTAATGACATTATCGATCTTAGTAAAATCGAAGCAGGAAAAGTAGATTTTTATATAAATGAATTTGATTATGTAACACTGGTTAAAGAAGTAATAACTTCTTTTGAAAATGAAATTAATTCTAAAAATATCAGATTATCACTGGACCTTCCTTCCACACTCTTCTTAAAAAGCGATGAACAAAGAGTCAGGCAAATTTTAATGAACATGGCAAGTAACGCTGTTAAATTTACTGAAGAAGGAAAAATTGACATTTATTTAAGCAAAAAATGTGAAAAAATAATATTTTGTATTAAAGATACAGGAATAGGTATCAAACAAGAAGACCTTTCTAAACTTTTCCAGCCTTTCAGCCGCATTAATGTGGAAGAAATGCCTTCTACTGAAGGAACCGGATTGGGACTATATCTATCCAAAAAACTTTCTAAAAACTTAGGTGGGGATTTAATGGTAAGAAGTGAATATGGAAAAGGCAGCACTTTTAAATTTACCCTTCCTGTTGAAAGGAGGAGTGTGGATGAAAAAGATACTGGTTGTTGA
- a CDS encoding pseudomurein-binding repeat-containing protein: MGIFIIIGFLSIGEISAVEIVDPDLETINVNNIENSQVNEPLVSTGNSYSVAQIEDAATRVRNFIQVNKVLPNYVTINKKQVSMPDFLHILSTTTINLGQSKNTPLTQYTVTAPTYSPEQINSGNIQKAEYLQLAQTIKNHIETTTKAPPSITSSRGTISYESTIYMFSRIIAFHGTQKTLPNFATINNWNGQKLPQNPPAQPNPTPEPQPPVQPNPTPEPQPPVQGHLTPTGSSYTVAQIENAALRVRNFIQNNRVLPNFVTINNRQVKMPDFLHMLTTATLNLNQRINSPLTQYTVTAPTYSPEQINSGNIQKAEYLQLAQTIKNHIETTTKAPPSITSSRGTISYESTIYMYSRIIAFHGTQKTLPNFATINNWIGQKLPASPPGVPVETNYAIEIINYATGGDITRNSYFNQYMPKSDLTTAVINAAKKGTPMITFGDGSGPKVMITAGVHGDELPAPIAAMKLINYLDGKVLKGTVYIVPFVIPVNSANSYRYWNGKSPNKIANVAGSPTNVILKKAQSLSVIALGDYHSTRPGGDPGEDAVVCSKSPNYESFVLASYIAQKTGCAVYAYNQAGVEYPGALEDVANLAGIVSVTPEVTIAHGYASTKTVNDSYAMMLAFLDYYKII, encoded by the coding sequence ATGGGAATTTTCATAATTATAGGATTTCTCAGTATTGGAGAAATAAGTGCGGTTGAAATAGTTGATCCTGATTTAGAAACCATAAATGTTAATAATATAGAAAACAGTCAGGTTAATGAGCCTTTAGTTTCAACTGGTAATTCTTATTCTGTGGCTCAAATAGAAGACGCTGCAACCCGGGTAAGAAACTTCATACAAGTCAATAAAGTACTACCCAACTACGTCACCATCAACAAAAAACAGGTAAGCATGCCTGACTTCCTGCACATACTATCAACCACCACCATAAACCTGGGCCAATCAAAAAACACACCCCTCACCCAGTACACCGTAACCGCACCCACCTACAGCCCTGAACAAATCAATTCAGGCAATATACAAAAAGCAGAATATTTACAGCTAGCACAAACCATCAAAAACCACATAGAAACCACCACCAAGGCACCACCATCCATAACAAGTAGTAGAGGAACAATAAGCTACGAATCAACCATATACATGTTCTCCCGTATAATTGCCTTCCACGGAACACAAAAAACACTACCCAACTTCGCCACCATAAACAACTGGAACGGACAAAAACTACCACAAAACCCACCAGCCCAACCAAACCCCACACCAGAACCACAACCACCTGTTCAACCTAACCCCACACCAGAACCACAACCACCTGTTCAAGGCCATTTAACACCAACCGGTAGCTCTTATACAGTTGCACAAATAGAAAACGCCGCATTAAGAGTAAGAAACTTCATACAGAACAATAGAGTACTGCCCAACTTTGTAACCATTAACAACAGACAGGTTAAAATGCCGGACTTCCTGCACATGCTAACCACTGCCACTCTCAATCTAAACCAGAGAATAAATAGTCCTTTAACCCAGTACACTGTAACCGCACCCACCTACAGCCCGGAACAAATAAACTCCGGCAATATACAAAAAGCAGAATACCTGCAACTAGCACAAACCATCAAAAACCACATAGAAACCACCACCAAGGCACCACCATCCATAACAAGTAGCAGAGGAACAATAAGCTACGAATCAACCATATACATGTACTCCCGAATAATCGCCTTCCATGGAACACAAAAAACACTACCTAACTTCGCCACCATAAACAACTGGATTGGACAAAAGCTACCTGCGAGTCCTCCTGGTGTACCGGTAGAAACTAACTATGCCATTGAAATCATAAACTATGCTACTGGAGGAGATATTACCAGAAATAGTTATTTTAATCAGTACATGCCAAAAAGTGACCTGACTACAGCAGTAATTAATGCAGCTAAAAAAGGCACTCCAATGATTACTTTTGGTGATGGTAGTGGTCCTAAAGTAATGATAACAGCAGGAGTGCATGGAGATGAATTACCAGCCCCTATAGCTGCCATGAAGCTGATAAATTATCTGGATGGTAAGGTATTGAAAGGGACAGTATATATAGTGCCTTTTGTGATACCGGTTAACTCGGCAAATTCTTACAGGTACTGGAATGGTAAAAGTCCTAATAAGATTGCAAATGTAGCAGGAAGCCCTACCAATGTGATCTTGAAAAAAGCTCAAAGTTTAAGTGTTATAGCTCTGGGGGATTATCACTCTACCCGGCCAGGTGGTGATCCTGGTGAAGATGCAGTGGTATGTAGTAAATCACCTAACTACGAAAGTTTTGTTCTGGCATCTTATATTGCTCAGAAAACGGGATGCGCAGTATATGCCTATAACCAGGCAGGTGTAGAATATCCTGGAGCATTGGAAGATGTGGCCAATTTAGCAGGAATAGTGTCAGTAACTCCTGAAGTAACTATCGCTCATGGTTATGCCAGTACTAAAACAGTGAATGACTCCTATGCTATGATGTTAGCTTTCCTGGATTACTATAAAATAATTTAA
- the heR gene encoding heliorhodopsin HeR, whose product MDNELRRELIEKSPITFKGLRKLNIGAGVLHLIQGLLLVGLGIWLEWSREIYTFYLNFEVVSVNPLVFQVLPDPQVIFTVENLGVILASFLLISAVAHFVIAFIRNKNYNENLKKGMNPYRWYEYAFSSSIMIVLIAQFLGIWDLWSLVMIFVLNATMIMFGYLMEKINQYPKKTDWSPYLLGCISGFTPWIVMAAYFVAALGSGETEPPTFVYLILLIYFIMFNTFSINMILQYKGISKWKDYLYGERVYIILSLIAKTALAWLVFIGIFAPF is encoded by the coding sequence TTGGACAATGAGTTAAGAAGGGAATTAATTGAAAAGTCCCCTATTACCTTTAAAGGTTTAAGGAAACTAAATATTGGGGCAGGGGTTTTACACCTGATACAGGGCCTTTTACTGGTAGGTCTGGGTATATGGTTGGAGTGGAGTAGAGAAATTTACACTTTTTATTTGAATTTTGAAGTGGTATCAGTTAATCCTTTAGTTTTCCAGGTACTACCTGATCCCCAGGTAATTTTTACAGTGGAAAATTTAGGGGTGATTCTGGCATCTTTCCTCTTGATTTCCGCAGTGGCCCATTTTGTAATTGCTTTTATTAGAAACAAGAATTACAATGAAAATCTGAAAAAAGGAATGAATCCTTACCGCTGGTACGAATATGCCTTTTCCAGCTCGATAATGATAGTCCTCATTGCCCAGTTTTTGGGGATTTGGGATTTATGGTCTCTGGTGATGATATTTGTATTAAATGCCACCATGATAATGTTTGGTTATCTCATGGAGAAAATAAATCAGTATCCTAAAAAAACAGACTGGTCTCCTTATTTACTGGGGTGTATTTCTGGGTTTACCCCCTGGATTGTTATGGCTGCTTACTTTGTAGCTGCCCTGGGGTCTGGAGAAACAGAGCCTCCTACTTTTGTGTACCTGATACTGCTTATCTACTTTATAATGTTCAACACTTTTTCCATAAACATGATACTGCAGTACAAGGGAATTAGCAAGTGGAAGGACTATCTCTATGGTGAAAGGGTATACATTATACTCAGCTTAATTGCAAAAACTGCCCTGGCCTGGCTGGTATTTATTGGAATATTTGCTCCATTTTAA
- a CDS encoding TIGR04165 family Cys-rich peptide encodes MKMEELMKKCPKCGCKDKKILRKIQDEHRAHATMKSILCEECGYEFQSEEKED; translated from the coding sequence ATGAAAATGGAAGAACTAATGAAAAAGTGTCCAAAATGCGGTTGCAAGGACAAAAAAATCCTGAGGAAAATTCAGGATGAACATCGTGCTCATGCCACTATGAAGAGTATTTTATGTGAAGAGTGCGGCTATGAATTCCAATCAGAGGAAAAAGAGGATTAA
- a CDS encoding pseudomurein-binding repeat-containing protein: MSIFYRTGGGIIRRKLILTILLFSLIAILSVNGIYAVVDNGSENITDTANVEMQTASNNNELTSTGNSYSVAQIEDAATRVRNFIQVNRVLPNFVTINKNQVSMPDFLHILSTTTINLGQSKNTPLTQYTVTPPTHSPEQINSGNIQKAEYLQLAQTIKNHIETTTKAPPSITSSRGTISYESTIYMYSRIIAFHGTQKTLPNFATINNWNGQKLPQNPTNQPNPTPEPQPPAQPNPTPEPQPPVQPNPTPEPQPPVQGQLTSTGNSYTVAQIEDAALRVRNFIQNNRVLPNFVTINRKQVSMPDFLHILTTATLNLNQRINSPLTQYTVTAPTYSPEQINSGNILRTEYLQLAQTIKNHIETTTKAPPSITSSRGTISYESAIFMFSRIIAFHGTQKTLPNFATINNWNGQKLPNNPPVTQPEPEVPTPDPEGEQPSPDKIIKTSYSYSVTQIENAATWVRNFIQNNNKLPEFVTINNRQVKMSDFLHILLQSTINLNQKITTAVTQYHVPEPTHSTQQVNAGNIYSLEYIFLAKNMLKYMETNNQAPFAIQSTRGTLSYESIIYMYSRIIAFHGTQKTLPNFATINNWNGQKLPNSPVGAAPMSLFESHTSPPHLNGAYNVEITPEVVKVTAKCTCGISGYTYSTSSFVNYCVRCKNHGTLLWNPKGVVDGEWSCGRCGADYCGASGKEKMPNSNYYLISA, from the coding sequence ATGTCCATATTTTATAGGACGGGAGGAGGTATAATTAGAAGAAAATTAATATTAACGATCTTATTATTTAGTTTAATAGCAATACTGAGTGTAAATGGTATTTATGCCGTAGTAGATAATGGTTCAGAAAATATAACTGATACTGCTAATGTTGAAATGCAAACTGCATCTAATAATAACGAATTGACTTCTACTGGTAATTCTTATTCTGTGGCTCAAATAGAAGACGCTGCAACCCGGGTAAGAAACTTCATACAAGTTAACCGAGTACTGCCCAACTTTGTAACCATTAACAAAAACCAGGTAAGCATGCCTGACTTCCTGCACATACTATCAACCACCACCATCAACCTGGGCCAATCAAAAAACACACCCCTCACCCAGTACACCGTAACCCCGCCCACACACAGCCCCGAACAAATAAACTCCGGTAATATACAAAAAGCAGAATATTTACAACTAGCACAAACCATCAAAAACCACATAGAAACCACCACCAAGGCACCACCATCCATAACAAGTAGCAGAGGAACAATAAGCTACGAATCAACCATATACATGTACTCCCGAATAATCGCCTTCCACGGAACACAAAAAACACTACCCAACTTCGCCACCATAAACAACTGGAACGGACAAAAACTACCACAAAACCCAACCAACCAACCTAACCCCACACCAGAACCACAACCACCAGCCCAACCTAACCCCACACCAGAACCACAACCACCTGTTCAACCTAACCCCACACCAGAACCACAACCACCTGTTCAAGGCCAGCTAACATCAACCGGTAACTCTTATACAGTTGCACAAATAGAAGATGCAGCATTAAGAGTAAGAAACTTCATCCAGAATAATAGAGTACTGCCCAACTTTGTAACCATAAATAGAAAGCAAGTAAGTATGCCGGACTTCCTGCACATACTAACCACTGCCACCCTCAATCTAAACCAGAGAATAAATAGTCCTTTAACCCAGTACACTGTAACCGCACCCACCTACAGCCCTGAACAAATCAATTCAGGTAATATATTAAGAACAGAATACTTACAACTAGCACAAACCATCAAAAACCATATAGAAACCACCACCAAGGCACCACCATCCATAACAAGTAGTAGAGGAACAATAAGCTACGAATCAGCCATATTCATGTTCTCGCGTATAATTGCCTTCCATGGAACACAAAAAACACTACCCAACTTCGCCACCATAAACAACTGGAACGGACAAAAACTACCTAACAATCCGCCAGTAACGCAGCCAGAACCTGAAGTACCTACCCCTGATCCAGAAGGAGAGCAGCCATCTCCAGATAAGATAATAAAAACGAGTTATTCGTATTCTGTGACACAAATAGAAAATGCTGCCACATGGGTAAGAAATTTCATCCAGAACAATAATAAATTGCCTGAGTTTGTGACCATTAACAACCGGCAGGTTAAAATGTCTGACTTTTTGCATATTTTATTGCAAAGTACTATCAATTTAAACCAGAAAATAACCACTGCCGTAACTCAATACCATGTGCCTGAACCCACTCACAGTACACAACAAGTCAATGCAGGCAATATTTATAGCCTGGAATACATTTTCCTGGCAAAAAATATGCTTAAATACATGGAAACCAATAATCAGGCCCCATTTGCTATACAATCTACCCGAGGGACCCTAAGCTACGAATCAATAATATACATGTATTCTCGAATCATTGCCTTCCATGGAACACAAAAAACACTACCCAACTTCGCCACCATAAACAACTGGAACGGACAAAAACTGCCTAATTCACCTGTTGGAGCAGCCCCTATGAGTTTGTTTGAAAGTCATACGTCTCCGCCTCATCTAAATGGTGCATATAATGTGGAGATAACTCCCGAAGTCGTTAAAGTTACGGCTAAGTGTACCTGTGGAATATCTGGCTATACTTACAGTACTTCTTCCTTTGTTAACTACTGTGTGCGATGTAAAAATCATGGTACACTTCTATGGAATCCTAAAGGAGTAGTAGATGGAGAATGGAGCTGCGGTAGATGTGGTGCAGACTATTGTGGAGCTAGTGGTAAGGAAAAAATGCCAAACAGCAATTATTATTTAATATCCGCTTAA